Proteins from one Scyliorhinus canicula chromosome 22, sScyCan1.1, whole genome shotgun sequence genomic window:
- the rbp3 gene encoding retinol-binding protein 3 — MAGSICFWLTVLLSSSTPSAEIFQSTLMLDMAEVLLDKYCFPENLVGMREAIRQANQSEEILHVTDPHTLAAVLTSGVQGALNDPRLLVSYEPGSSPVAREDVPPLSPQMLAELTQNAIKFQIFQDNVGYLRLDHILGGDVVKVVGPALVDRVWKYIVDTDSLILDLRYCASGQVSGIPFVISYFCQTNGKIHIDSIYDRPSNSTQDIWTLASLLGDRYSQDKDVLVLISKGTQGVAEDVAYILKHLDRGLLVGERTAGGSLNIQKFRIGSTDFFITVPLSRSISPLTGQSWEVNGVFPAVLVNAEQALEKATSILAVRRAVPSVIQNVIELLSTYYSFVDHVPALAGQVSTVVDSAVISEEDLAAKLNYELQAICEDPRLLIRVRTEPAGTMDQSSVPMPSDFTSPHALDTMFQVKTLPGNIGYLRFDEFPDTALLPLLTPLLVEKVWGIVQRTDNLIVDLRFNTGGTSAAVSLLLSHFHEETPPVLFFTVYNRLTNTSTEFSTLPSSGGHSYGSRKGIYVLTSHRTATAAEEFAYLMQSLNRATVIGEITSGTILHSKSFQIENTNLVITIPFINFLDNNGEYWLGGAVVPDAIVLAEEAMDKTMEIIGFHADVLELVEDTGSLLKVHYAIPEVATRLKLALGTKWLEGSYRSVVDYESLASQLTSDLREISGDHRLHVFYSDTQPDSPEDHPENIPSPEELTYIIQALFRVEVLPHNVGYLRFDVMTDAEIIKVIGPQLLEQVWNKLVNTDTLIIDMRYNVGGYSTAIPVLCSYFFAPEPARHLYTVFDRITSSTSEIWTLPKVLGQRYAPHKDIYILTSHITGSAAETFTKAMKDLKRATVIGEPTIGGALSVSTYRITSSNLYVSIPNQVVLSAVTGNVWSISGAEPDVTVQANEAMDVALGIIGLRVKIPWIVRTAGKLVADNYAFAVTGARVAGQLVELVHQGKYTLVNSEAQLAQTLSEDLETLAGDRHLKVVHKPENSKDEMACEDPMPSPHPEMFEDLIKLAFQTKVLENTIGYLRIELSGDPDLITQVPDLMVQHVWNKIANTTALIVDLRYNTGGPTSWVPAMCSYFFDEGSRVLLDTIYNRPSDTTSQLWTTPQVAGERYGSKRELILLTSKYTSGAAEEFVFVMKRLGRALVVGERTSGGCHPPQHYHVEDTNLYLSIPTDRSDTPEGFSWEGMGVAPHLEVPADTALEKAKEILNPLIIP; from the exons ATGGCTGGGAGCATATGTTTTTGGCTGACGGTTCTGTTGTCCAGCTCGACCCCCAGTGCTGAGATCTTCCAGTCCACCCTCATGCTGGATATGGCTGAAGTTCTGCTGGACAAGTACTGCTTCCCAGAAAACCTGGTGGGGATGAGAGAGGCTATCCGACAGGCCAATCAGAGCGAGGAGATCCTGCATGTGACCGACCCCCACACCCTGGCCGCAGTGCTGACCTCCGGGGTGCAGGGGGCGCTGAACGACCCTCGGCTGCTGGTCTCCTACGAACCCGGGAGCTCCCCTGTAGCCCGGGAGGATGTCCCTCCACTGAGCCCACAAATGCTCGCAGAGCTGACCCAGAATGCCATCAAATTCCAAATCTTCCAGGACAACGTGGGATACTTAAGGCTGGACCACATCCTCGGGGGAGACGTGGTCAAGGTGGTTGGCCCCgctctggtggacagggtttggaaGTACATTGTGGACACGGATTCATTGATCCTAGACCTGCGGTACTGTGCCAGTGGCCAAGTCTCGGGAATCCCCTTTGTCATCTCCTACTTCTGCCAGACTAATGGGAAAATCCACATCGACTCCATCTACGACCGACCCTCCAATTCCACCCAGGACATCTGGACGCTGGCCAGCCTCCTGGGGGACAGGTACTCACAGGACAAAGATGTGCTGGTGCTCATCAGCAAGGGCACCCAGGGGGTAGCTGAAGACGTGGCTTACATCCTCAAACACCTGGACCGGGGTCTCTTGGTGGGGGAGAGGACGGCGGGAGGGTCCCTCAACATCCAGAAGTTCCGCATTGGCTCCACGGATTTCTTCATCACGGTTCCCCTGTCAAGATCCATCAGCCCCCTGACTGGGCAGAGTTGggaggtgaatggggtcttcCCAGCGGTGTTGGTCAACGCGGAGCAGGCGCTGGAGAAAGCCACCTCTATCCTGGCAGTCAGGAGGGCAGTGCCCAGTGTCATCCAGAATGTTATTGAACTCCTGAGCACCTATTACTCCTTCGTGGATCATGTACCTGCCCTGGCAGGCCAGGTTTCCACGGTTGTTGACTCAGCTGTGATTTCAGAGGAAGACCTGGCGGCCAAGTTGAACTATGAGCTCCAAGCCATCTGTGAGGACCCCAGGCTATTGATCAGAGTGAGGACCGAACCTGCAGGTACCATGGATCAGAGTTCTGTGCCTATGCCCAGTGATTTCACCTCCCCCCATGCACTGGACACCATGTTCCAAGTGAAGACCTTGCCGGGCAATATAGGGTACTTGCGATTCGATGAGTTTCCAGACACTGCCCTCCTGCCCTTGCTAACCCCGTTGCTGGTTGAGAAAGTGTGGGGGATCGTACAGAGGACGGACAATTTAATCGTAGATCTCAGGTTTAACACGGGCGGCACTTCGGCCGCCgtctctctgctgctctcccACTTTCATGAGGAAACGCCGCCCGTTCTCTTCTTCACCGTGTACAACCGGCTGACCAACACCAGCACCGAGTTCTCCACCCTCCCCAGCTCTGGAGGGCACTCGTACGGGTCCAGGAAGGGCATCTATGTCCTCACCAGCCACCGCACCGCCACAGCAGCCGAAGAGTTTGCCTACTTGATGCAGTCATTGAACAGAGCCACTGTGATTGGGGAGATCACATCTGGAACCATCCTCCACTCCAAGTCATTCCAAATCGAGAATACCAACTTGGTTATCACCATCCCCTTCATCAATTTCTTGGATAACAACGGGGAGTATTGGTTAGGTGGGGCTGTGGTGCCTGATGCCATAGTGTTGGCTGAGGAGGCGATGGACAAGACCATGGAGATCATTGGGTTCCACGCTGATGTCTTGGAGCTGGTTGAGGACACGGGCAGTCTGCTCAAGGTGCACTACGCCATCCCAGAGGTGGCTACCAGGCTCAAGCTGGCCCTGGGCACCAAGTGGCTGGAGGGTTCCTACCGATCAGTGGTGGATTACGAGTCTTTGGCTTCCCAGTTGACCTCAGACCTGAGGGAGATCTCTGGCGACCACCGGCTTCACGTTTTCTACAGTGACACCCAGCCGGACAGCCCAGAAGACCACCCAGAGAACATCCCTTCCCCTGAAGAGCTCACTTACATCATCCAAGCCCTCTTCCGAGTGGAGGTCCTGCCCCATAATGTGGGCTACCTGCGGTTCGATGTGATGACCGACGCGGAGATCATCAAGGTCATTGGCCCTCAACTGCTGGAGCAAGTGTGGAACAAGCTGGTCAACACGGACACCTTAATCATTGACATGAGATACAATGTTGGGGGCTACTCCACCGCAATCCCTGTTTTGTGCTCGTATTTCTTCGCTCCAGAACCTGCCCGCCACCTCTACACTGTGTTTGACCGCATCACCTcgtccacctcagaaatatggaCCTTGCCGAAGGTGCTGGGTCAAAGATATGCCCCTCACAAGGATATCTACATCCTAACCAGCCACATTACTGGCTCTGCGGCAGAGACATTCACAAAGGCAATGAAGGACCTGAAGAGGGCTACGGTCATTGGAGAGCCAACCATTGGGGGTGCCCTGTCTGTGAGCACCTACAGGATAACAAGCAGCAACCTCTATGTGTCCATCCCAAACCAGGTTGTCCTCAGTGCCGTCACCGGGAATGTGTGGAGCATCTCAGGAGCTGAACCAGACGTCACGGTCCAGGCCAACGAAGCTATGGATGTGGCTCTGGGCATCATTGGGCTCCGGGTAAAAATCCCATGGATTGTTCGGACGGCCGGGAAGCTGGTGGCTGACAACTATGCCTTCGCAGTGACCGGTGCCAGGGTAGCTGGGCAACTGGTGGAGCTGGTCCACCAGGGCAAGTACACCCTCGTAAATTCGGAGGCCCAGCTGGCTCAGACATTATCAGAGGACCTGGAGACGCTGGCGGGTGACAGGCACCTCAAGGTAGTCCACAAACCCGAGAACTCCAAGGATGAGATGGCCTGCGAGGACCCAATGCCG AGTCCGCATCCTGAGATGTTTGAGGACCTCATCAAATTAGCTTTCCAAACGAAAGTGTTAGAGAATACTATCGGCTACCTCCGCATCGAACTGTCCGGTGATCCTGATCTGATTACCCAGGTTCCAGATCTAATGGTGCAACATGTCTGGAATAAAATTGCAAACACCACTGCGCTGATTGTGGATCTTAG GTACAATACTGGAGGGCCTACATCTTGGGTCCCAGCCATGTGTTCTTATTTCTTTGACGAGGGAAGCCGAGTGCTCCTGGACACCATTTACAACAGACCCAGTGATACAACCTCCCAACTCTGGACCACCCCACAAGTAGCAG GGGAGCGATATGGCTCAAAAAGGGAATTGATCCTCCTCACGAGCAAGTACACCTCTGGGGCAGCGGAAGAATTTGTCTTTGTCATGAAGAGGCTGGGCAGGGCTCTGGTGGTTGGCGAGCGGACGAGCGGGGGATGCCACCCCCCTCAACATTATCATGTGGAGGACACCAACCTGTACCTGAGCATCCCCACCGACAGGTCCGACACCCCGGAGGGGTTCTCCTGGGAAGGGATGGGGGTTGCGCCCCACCTCGAGGTACCCGCCGATACAGCCCTGGAGAAGGCGAAGGAGATACTTAACCCCCTCATCATTCCATAA
- the prdm8 gene encoding PR domain zinc finger protein 8, translating to MEFSPFSKGLWAGDNKFLHHHFTDILTSVHITREIPEDAIFGPCVLQNAFYDTIAFIALKSSDRKSVPYVFRVDATAMSSSTDGVSWLRLVQAANDPKEQNLEAYLKSGQLYYRSIRRIGKDEELFVWYDQELSTLLGFTDIQTPAGSNAFRCGDCDQELKYENPYLAHVRFLCSKGKGYLAWRDFQALGFGHSGPFKEPHKITQVRDKDKVTNFHRIAHDLEHSKKKPDEGRPVAGRNSGKRKQDWEEDDKLSKSVLLEKTNHLARDQGGVWKEDSGVCPAALALSVWKLNSDSFLLKKDSSKQGASAFTEFRRQREQGKARAEEQDKGGSPHLSRKVGLTTDVVLSSTGSAFSSVLPSSSRGREKNAFRREGEVPAGLLAHSRPDSTVDLTDSLSSAHLLGHGNVLGSKFISADLSNPHLLHTGVTSNSPFGYPADMWPKPTVVQLQSTSSLTLLPPSYTSFAVSAQNWCAKCNASFRMTSDLVFHMRSHHKKEYAADYLSHRRREEKLTCPICNEFFRERHHLSRHMTSHN from the exons ATGGAATTTAGCCCTTTCTCGAAGGGACTATGGGCAGGTGACAACAAATTTCTGCATCATCACTTCACTGATATTCTAACCAGTGTGCACATTACCCGGGAGATCCCTGAGGACGCAATCTTCGGCCCCTGTGTCCTCCAGAACGCCTTTTACGACACTATCGCCTTCATTGCGTTGAAATCTTCAGATCGAAAGAGTGTTCCTTACGTGTTCAGG GTCGATGCAACCGCGATGAGCAGCTCCACGGACGGGGTGTCCTGGTTGAGGCTTGTGCAGGCGGCCAATGACCCCAAGGAGCAGAACCTGGAGGCCTACCTGAAGAGTGGGCAGCTGTACTACCGCTCCATCCGCAGGATCGGCAAAGACGAGGAGCTGTTCGTATGGTACGACCAGGAGCTCTCCACCCTGCTGGGCTTCACCGATATCCAAACCCCCGCTGGCTCCAACG CCTTCAGATGCGGAGACTGCGACCAGGAGCTGAAATATGAGAATCCCTACCTGGCCCACGTGCGGTTCCTGTGCAGTAAGGGGAAGGGTTACCTGGCCTGGAGGGACTTCCAAGCTCTTGGCTTTGGTCACAGCGGCCCGTTCAAGGAGCCGCACAAGATCACCCAGGTCAGGGACAAGGACAAAGTGACCAATTTCCACAGGATAGCCCACGACTTGGAGCATTCCAAAAAGAAGCCGGACGAGGGGCGGCCCGTGGCGGGGAGGAACTCGGGTAAGAGGAAGCAAGACTGGGAAGAGGATGACAAACTGAGCAAGAGTGTCTTGTTGGAGAAAACCAATCACTTAGCCCGGGATCAGGGAGGGGTGTGGAAAGAAGATTCGGGAGTGTGCCCTGCTGCCCTCGCCCTTTCCGTCTGGAAGCTGAACTCGGATAGTTTCTTGTTGAAGAAGGATTCCTCCAAACAAGGCGCCAGCGCGTTCACAGAATTCCGCCGGCAGCGAGAGCAGGGCAAAGCCAGGGCGGAGGAGCAGGACAAAGGGGGCAGCCCACACCTCTCCAGGAAGGTGGGTCTCACAACAGACGTTGTCCTCAGTTCCACAGGGAGCGCTTTCTCTTCGGTGCTGCCCTCCAGCAGCCGGGGGCGAGAGAAGAACGCGTTCAGGAGGGAGGGCGAGGTTCCCGCCGGCCTGCTAGCCCACTCCCGCCCCGATTCCACTGTGGATTTAACCGACTCCCTGTCCTCAGCTCACCTCCTGGGCCACGGCAACGTGTTGGGCTCCAAATTCATCAGCGCCGACCTCAGCAATCCACACCTCTTGCACACGGGTGTCACCTCCAACAGCCCGTTTGGGTACCCCGCCGACATGTGGCCGAAGCCCACCGTTGTCCAGCTCCAGTCCACATCCTCACTCACCCTCCTCCCGCCCTCCTACACCTCTTTCGCCGTCTCTGCCCAGAACTGGTGCGCCAAATGTAACGCCTCCTTCCGAATGACTTCCGACCTGGTCTTCCACATGAGGTCCCATCACAAGAAGGAGTACGCTGCCGACTACCTGAGCCACAGGAGGCGGGAGGAAAAGCTCACCTGCCCCATCTGTAACGAATTCTTTCGGGAGCGCCACCACCTGTCCCGACACATGACATCTCACAACTGA